A region of the Antedon mediterranea chromosome 4, ecAntMedi1.1, whole genome shotgun sequence genome:
TTGTCCAATTTATAAGTTATCTTGTCACAGGTGCCAGGAATAATATGAAGTATTGAACATAAATGATGACCACATGATCTGACTCACGTTATATGGTACCTTGCACACATTCACCCACATCTAAACTCGAGTCGTAGAGTGTGGATATTTTGCGCATAGTCTATGGTTATTTTGCATATCATAGATCTGGATAGAAATTTATAAAATCTAGATATTTCAGCCAGTTATGTATGCAATTTTAACGAATGACTGTGGTACCAAGAAAGGTGTGCATTATGATTTTATGAGACTTTGTCTTTGAGGGGTgcgcaatttgtagcacacctataaaAGTTTCAGAAGTTACTCCAGCAGTTTAAGATATTTCCGTCTATAACAAAACTAATAAAGGATGCATGATTTAGAATTCTGTCCATGTGCGACAGGTAAATCCACACGACATGAATATACTGCTTATTGTAAATTATGCACAAATATAGACATATGATACAAAACAGATTGTTCttaaatacaaatgtttttatcctaaaatatttattgcttCTTTCCTTAATTCTGTACATTATTATGAGTAAGTTATTACCATACTTTCTTCACCATTTAAATTCCATTctactactgtacaatacaaACGAGAAATAAATTTTATCCTACAaagaaatcaacaaaataaatatttaaatgtcaaataatagAAGGCATGATGACTACTTGTCCACATTTACAGTGAATTACTAAATTATtctattacataataataatacaataaaacaaaGAGACCTAATGAATTTgctaacaaataattttaagttaatgtttttgtaattcttttaaaaatgtacatttttttacttCTTGTAGTAATATACTACTGTAATAGTAATATACTGTCATTAGTAGGGCCTAATTGAATTTACTGACAAAACCGCTATAAAACAGAATATTAAAAGAAACCTTTCTCTTTAGAAAAATCAACACAGCATATACCAGTATATTGATTAAAATTGCgtctattaattaaaattattattatactaaacaCTAGTACaatatatagtatagtagtggtagtagtagAGGATCTGAAAACTAATACAGTTTATTCAGTGTACAAGGCTATCTTGGAAGCCTAACAAATGTGCGAAATCACAGTGAGTTTTAGAAATAACACAAGTAAAGTTTAAGTAACTGGTATAAGAGTAGGCAGTCAATTCAAAGGTGGGATTTAGTTTCTTTGTGCAATTTACAAAGACAAGGACTTATCATTTAGACTAAAAAAGTATTAACTAAGTAATTAGAGAAGTTACTACAGTTGTGTATGTCAAGTTTTTCCATTCACTAAAAGTTTAAAAtgcaaaacaatatatattaaagatgtaccGCCTGACATGAAATTGAAGAACCTCAACAGTTCAGCAAAGAATAGGTAAAAAATGGTTGAACAGCATTTTGCCAACGTTTTGTTTGTAGATTTTATCAAAAGATAATAATAGTCGGTTAAATAACTTAAAAACTGtgaaattacattaaaaattgaTGCAATCTTTGGAACACATCAAgacaaaatgtattaaattaaatactaatTGAATTAGTAACTTCTTACTATAGTCCTTCCTTACATCTTTTTGATTTATCCGATCAAATTCTTTAAAATCACCAGTATGGCCTTTCATCTTCTCCGATCCTCCAGTAGGAGAACGACGACCAATCAGCATTGCCGTCTAGACTGGTGTATGGATTTAAACCAATGTTCTCATCCGTGTTTGCACAATCTCCCAATTCCTCAGCCTTTACCCTGTAATTTAAACCATCATTATTATCCCAAAACTCACCCGATTCGCACTTGTAACAAACGCAGAATTCAAATCGTTCAATTCTTTGATTCGTAGGTACGTTAAATTGAAACGAGAATGTATCAAACTTGTCGGATTCGCTGCTATGAATAGAACTGCCGATCGATTGCACAAATGTAGCATTAAAGTCTGTGAACGATTTCCACCGGTCAAAGGTCGTGCGAAGAAACACTTTCTTCTCATaagatatattttttacttttaaagtGCCCATTACAATTAAACTATCTTTCACAACAATATTTTCAAGACAAACATTTTGATGTTCCAATTGTTTCCTGAACTGTAAATAGTTTGAAGCGGGCTGGTCAAAACAAGGCACATATTTGTATGTAAATGAAGGCTGCGGCACAGCATCCTGCGTTATCATCTCCAAAACAAGTGGACTCAATAAAGGTGGAGTATCACTCGATTCTGACATAACTTTTACGCGTGTAAGTGCAAGTCCTTGTGCAAAACGTACTCTCTTCCCCTCAGTTGCTGctcctttatttttttttaaagataataaatCGGGAACATCATGACCTCGCAAACATGACCTTAATAATGGTCCGCTATTTGTGCGACTCTCAAAACTCGTCTGCATTGTTTTGGAAAGCGGCGCCATCTGAATGTTTAAGTCTACTTGTTTTCGATTAATATTTGCGTTGGAGAAAGTAGAAATTGGTGATGAACAACTTAATGTGGTCGGACTGGATGTCAGCAGCAGCACAGATTCAACTGGCATCTTCTCATCAACTGCACACCCTGTAgtgaaacaacaacaacaaaaaaaattatagtaTTTACAATGTCTTGTCTACTTTAGTAGAGGTGGGTGGGTAGTATACCAACTAATTGCCTTGGCCCTTCAATCGGTGTGGAACATGGCCTAAAGAGGGTAGCCTAGCTAGTCTAGTAGGCTAGTACCCTACtctctagcctagcctagaggccCCTAGTAGTAGAGTAGGCTCGCTAGTAAAATGGTAGGCACTTAGTAGGCTATAAACAGCACAGCTAGGCTAGATAGATCTGTAGTAGCAtaactaatagtaatactactAGGCAAATTGCTTACCTTATTTGTGTTTGATATACCCTTACATGCCGCATAATACAAAATAccggctttaaaaaaaatttaaaatgatggCCTGATTCTTTCGCAatctacagaaaataaaaaaatctaaagTTGAAACAAATGAcccctttaaaaaaataagtgGATCATACTAATAATATTGAGGATCtattaaagaaaaaacatttatatcTGTTAGATAAACAAACTAATAACATATGTATACATACATATTATATCcagaaaatgtaaatattgtaattttatattataaattatataaaatatcattattttaaaacattttaaaacattattttaaatcatCTACACAATCAAATAGTGGATACAACCCAATATGCAAAGCATGTTCACGTGTACTGAATGGATTTAACGAATCAAAAGAAGGAATACCTCGTTCCATCGTGATGTCATCGAACATTTCAACCAATCAGCGAGGTGAATTTCTTATAAGCAACCGTGGGTATTCCTAGCCTTGACAGATTTTTGTCCATGCCATGAGTAAATTATACCAACCTTGGTTCTACAGTACCATGAATAAAACGTAATCCATGGTTCTAATTTATTTGGCcctaatacagtactactatacaAAATCAAGTTCTactgttattttttaataaagcaAAACTTCTAGCtagtttttaatgtaaataatcaGACCCTATTAGTATTCAGATGACATTTAGACTGATGGACAGGTGCACGGCATC
Encoded here:
- the LOC140047235 gene encoding protein phosphatase 1 regulatory subunit 3B-like encodes the protein MPVESVLLLTSSPTTLSCSSPISTFSNANINRKQVDLNIQMAPLSKTMQTSFESRTNSGPLLRSCLRGHDVPDLLSLKKNKGAATEGKRVRFAQGLALTRVKVMSESSDTPPLLSPLVLEMITQDAVPQPSFTYKYVPCFDQPASNYLQFRKQLEHQNVCLENIVVKDSLIVMGTLKVKNISYEKKVFLRTTFDRWKSFTDFNATFVQSIGSSIHSSESDKFDTFSFQFNVPTNQRIERFEFCVCYKCESGEFWDNNDGLNYRVKAEELGDCANTDENIGLNPYTSLDGNADWSSFSYWRIGEDERPYW